The window GCGGAGGATTCGGGATTGTGGGGGCGGCTTCATCCCTGGTCTTTGGGATCTTGAAGGCGGAAGGTTCGGGGCGAAAGCCCCTCCTGCGCCGGTAAGAGGTCGGCGATGCGACGGGGAGCCCCTTGGATCGCGATCGGATCCGTGCTGATCCTCCTCAGTCTGGGGGCCGTCGGCCTGGGGGGATGGCTCGCCGTTCGCGCCGGGCGGGCGGGGGATCCGGAGATGGCGCTCATCTGGGGGTGCGGAGGAGGGCTGACGGCCCTCTCCCTGCTGTTCCTGGGGGCCGGGTTCGCATCGGAGGGGCTCACCCGCATGGCCGCCACGGTGCATGTCGACGTCGAGCCCCGCGCGGCCCGCCTGGGGGAGACCCTCGCGGTTCGGATCGCCGTGGAGGCCCATCGCCCCCTGATCGCCGGCCCCATCCGCCTCCGGCTGATGACGAAGGAGTTCATGACCTTCTGGGTGTGGGACTGGTTCCGTAAAACCCGCCGGCGGAAGGAGGAGCGGGAGCAGACGCGCGTGGTCCAGGAGATCCAGATCGCCGACCGCGTCGAGCTCCTCCCCGGGCTCCCCCAGCGCTACATGGCCGCCCTCGTTGTCCCGATCGATGGGATGGCCTCGTTCCGGCGGGAGGAGCGAGGCCGCCTCGGCGCCGACGTCCACGCCTTCGAATGGTGGGTGGAGCTGGAGGTCGGGCTGCAGGGGTGGCCCGACGCGTATGAGAAGATCCCGCTCTCCGTCCGGCCCGTTCGGGTATCGCCGGCTCTGGAGGCCCCGGCGGCGGAGCCTGTTTCGGACCTCCCGTCCTCCGACCCTCTGCGGGTCGCTCTGGCCGCATGGTCTTTCCCGGTGGGCTCCGCCCTGCGGGGATGGGTCCGCTGGGAGGGCGAGGCGCGGCAGCGGGTGCGGGTGGAGGCCGGCTACCGGATCCTCGCCGAGGGGCGGACCTGGACGACCCTCATCGGCCGCGCCGTTTATGAGCTCGAGCCCGGCCAGGAGGAAGCGTTCGCCTTTGAGATCCCTTCCGATGGCCCGATCACCCGCTCCGGCGACCTCTATGACATCCGCTGGTTCGTCCGGGGGATCGCGGATCGTCCCCTCGCCCGGGATCTTCCAGCCGAGGTGGCCGCGCGGGTGGTCCCTCAGGGGTGAGCCGCAAAGAACCCTTAAGCAAGGAGGCGAACCGGATGCGCTCGCGAACGGTTCTCATCGGCGGCCTGGCGCTGGCCTTCGTCGCGCTGTGCGCTTGCGCCGTCCTGGGCGGCGGATTCCTGGCTTACCGGTTCCTGCCGCGCCTGCTCTCGCCTACTCCCGCTTCGGAGATCCGGACGCCCACGGCGCGCCCGCCGGTCTCCCCCACTTCCCTTCCGAGGCCAACGGCCACGGCCGCGCCGCCCTCCCCGCCGACGCCGGGCCCAACCCTCTCCCCGACGGCCGGGGAGGCCCCCGCCCTGCCGCTCCGGATGGCCATCCCGGTAGAGGGGGTCGTCGCCATCGCCCCGGCCCCCGATGGACGCCTATCGCTGTTCACGGCGAACGGCCAGACCGGGCTTCTGGATCCCCGGACCGGGGAGATCGCGGAGGGGCTCCCCACCCCGTCGAGGGTGGAAGAGCTGGTCTTCTCCCCGGACGGCCGGGCCTTCGCCCTGCGGACCGGGTCGGAGATCCGCGTGTGGGATGTGCCGGGGGCGCGAACCCGTTTCACGTTGCCGATCCAGGAAGAGGTGCGCCGCATCGCCTTCTCCCCCCAGGGAAGCTTGTTGCTGGTCGGAGGCGAGCGCACCCTGAGCGGTTATTACGTGGAGACGGGACGGCGGGCTTTCGCCTTTGATCTCTACGGGCCTGCGGATCAGTTCGTCATGACGCCCGACGAGCGGCTGATCTTCCAGATGACCGATCGGGCCTCTGATCTCGAGGTGTGGGACGCTTACACCGGGGAGTGGTGGGACTCCATCGAGTTCGAGCCCCTCACGGCCATCGCCCTCTCCCCCGACGGGCGCCTCCTAACGGCGGCGGAGAACGAGATGCGGCCCATTGAGGGCGAGGGCTATGAAGGTCCCTTCCCGACCCGCGTCGCCCTGTGGCGGGTCTCCATCGATCCGGACCGGCGAGAGGTGCGTCTGGACCTGCAGGAGGAGCTGGAGCTGCAGCCGGAGATGGAGGGGAAGTTCCCGTTGCCCTTGAAGGCGCTGCAGTTCACCCCCGATGGCCGGCGGATCGTCGGGCTGGCGGACTGGGTGGGGGAAGGGAACATGAACGGCCGGCTCTACGTCTGGGACGCCGCGAGCGGGCGGATGATCGGACGGGCGGTCCTCCCGCCGCGCCCCTTGCGGATGGCCTTAATGGAGGAGGGGCGGTCGGTGGCCGTCCTCATCGGCTATATGACGGGCGTCGAGGTTCGCATCTACGAGATCCCGGGACGTTGATGCGAGGGAGGCGAGATGCGGTCCGCGTGGATGGAGCTGCGCCGGACGGCGGCGGACGCTCTCCACACGTTCATCCTGGCCCCCCAGCGGAGCGGCGTCGGCCTGCTAACGGATCTCCTCCGCATGGGGCCGCGAGGGTGGGCCTGGCTTCTGTTGCTGTTCGCCACCCTGGGGACGGCCTTCGTTTTCACTCTCCCGGGGGTGGGCCCGCAGGTCCGGGACGGGCTCGCCCATCCGGCGGGGATCGGGCTGCTCACGCTGTGGATCGCCTTTCTCTGGACTCTGCTGACGGCGACGGCGGGGGATCTGCCGGCGGCCTTCCGGCTGCCGGTCGCGGTCTATGGCCTGTTCTACTTCGGCCTGCCGCTGTTGGCCGGGGCCTCGCCGCTGGTGCTGGCGCCGACGCTGGCCCTTCTCCTGTTCGAGCGGACCCATCCCCGCTCCGCCCTCGCGGGCTGGCCCGGGCGGATCCTGTGGGCGCTGGCCCTGGCCCAGTTCCCGCCCCATCCGATCCATCCCTTCTTGCTCAGCCTGGGGCTCAAGGCGCTGCTGGGGATCGGGCTGATGAGCCTTCCCTTCTGGCCCTCGGTGCGGATCTCCCGGATGGCGCGGGGGGGCCTGCTGGCCCTGGGCCTGACGATCCCCTATCTGGTCGCCTGGGGGAGCGGGCCGGCGGCCCTCGGCGAGGGGATCCGGCAGATGCTCGCCGGGGCGTGGGGCCTGAGCGTCCCGGTCTGGCTCTGGCTGGGGGCCAATCTGGTGGAGGAGGGGGGACGCCTGGGCCACTTCTGGAGCCGCCGGATGGAGCTCCTGCGCGCCCGCCCCCATCTCTTCGGGGCGCTCCCCTTCCTGACCCTGGCGCTGGGCGCGCTGGCCCTGCCGGCCTTCTGGCCCGAGCTGGGGATGCAGGGGTTGGCGCGCCCGGGACTGTGGGCTCCCTTCGCGCTGTATCAAGGGATCTGGCATGCCCTTCGGGGCTGGCCTCCGGACGCCTATCTGGCGGGCCGGACGGCCGTCGGGGTCCTGTTCGTCCTGGGGGTGGCCGGCCTCGGGATGCGGCGGCGGATGGCGGCGGGGGCCTTCGCCCAGCGGTATGTCGCCCTCCTCATCGGCACGGTGGCCTTCCTGTTCGCCTTCTACCAGGCGTTCTTCGAGATCGTGGACCTGGAGCTGCCCCAGCAGTGGTGGCCGCTGCTTCTGATGATGGTGGCCTGGACGTGGGAGCCGTTGAAGGGTCTGCAGGAGCTGCGGGAGGAAGCGGAGGATCTGCTGGAGTGGATCATCGCGGCCGGGCTGTTGTTGCTCACTGCCGTCATGGCCCGGCAGCTCGAGGATCCGGAGGGGCTGGTTCGGAACACCGCCCTGTGGCCGTTGCTGGGTGCCATGGCCTGGGGCTTCCCCTACCTGCTGTTCACCGCCCTGCAGGCCGCCCGGGGCGTGGAAGGGGAAGGGACGGTCTCCCCGGTCCGCCCCTTCCTGTTGGGCTATGGCCTGATGCTCCCGCTGGCCTCGCTGCTCCCCCTGGAGGACCGCTTTCTGCCGCCGCTGGCCTTCTTGCTGGGGAGCCTGCTGCTCCCGCCGCCGGAGGGCTCGCGGACCGATCGATGGATGCACGGGGCGTGGATCGGGTTGGGGGCGGTGGCCTTTCAGGTGGCGCCCTGGATCCTGCCCCTGCCGGTCCTTCCGCTGGCGGGGGAGTGGCTGGAGCGCCTCTACCGCCGGACCCCCCTGGAGTTCCTGAGCGCGGTCTATTTCATCCGGGCGGCGGGAGCGCTGCTCGCGGCCCTTCCCCTGGCGATCCGAACGGGCTTCGGATGGCGCGGGCGGATCGGCGGGCTCCTCGGCGCGCTGCTGTGGGGGCTCTGGTCCGCCGGCATGCCCTGAGGCCGCATCCTCCGGTTCACAGCCTGTTCCCAGGGGCGGGGGAAGATCAGGTGCGAGGGGCTGGGAGATCCGGATCTCACGCCGGGAGGCTTCGATGGCTGGGATCGAACCGGTGTCGCATCGGCGGCTCGTGCGCGTCTACGTGGTCCAGGTCTTCCAGGACCCGGATGGGGCGGTCTACGGCCGGGTGACGGAGCCGGCCACCATGCGCCAGTGGGTTTTCCGCAACCTCGCGGATCTGCCGCGGATCCTGGGGCAAGCCGTGGAGGGCCCCTCGGAAGCGCCTCCGGGGAAGTGATCCAGTAGTGGCTCCGCCGCGGAAGGGAGCTCGCCGGTCGGAAGGGGGCCATCGTCCGGGCAGCTCGATGGACGGCGCGCCGCAAGCGCCTCCAGACGATGGCTCCGGATGCGTTCAGGGCCGTGAGCCCTCAAGAACTGCCTCTGGAAAGACTCCCGCTTTGACGAGCATATGTGACCATAATATAATGTCAGCAGATGATGGGCCGCATGCCATGGAGGAGGTATAACGGATGGGCAAGCAAGCGCGAGAATTTTACGTGGTGATCGAACGGGATGAAGACGGATATTATGTGGGGGAGGTTCCCCAACTGCGAGCCTGCTATAGCCAGGGGCGAACGCTGGAGGAGCTGCTGGAAAATATTCGAGAAGTTATCCAGATGTGTCTGGAGGAAGGTGAGGAGCCGAGCGCCGAATTCATCGGTTTGCAGAAGGTGATCATCGAATGAATCGTCTGCCGGCTTTAACTGCCAAAGAGTTGATCCGCGCCCTGGAAAAGGCTGGTTTCCAAGTGATCCGGCAGCGTGGAAGTCATGTCAGACTGAGACACCCCGATGGACGGGTTGTCACGGTCCCTGTTCATGCAGGTCAGACAATTGGAAGAGGGCTTTTGAAAAAGATTTTGCGCGATGCAAGAATGTCTGTAGAAGATCTTCTAAAATTGATTGGATAAAGAAAGAGGCTTTTAATAGGACTTTGGTTGGTAAGGGCGACCTTCCGTTTCAGCGAGCGAACGGTCGGCTGGCAGGGAAGGCCGCCCTCGGTGTTTATGGGGGCAACAGAAGGAGATGGCCTCTCCTCATCCGGCGCCGGCGGGGCCGACGGCTTGGCGCAGCGCTTCCCGCAGGCGCTGGATCTCCGGCTCCCAGCGGGTCTCCCCCAGGGCGGCCCGCTGATGTTTGCGGAAGGCCAGCTCCGTCGCCAGGGCGTAGATCCATCCCAGCCGCCGGAAGGTGGTCACATCCCCGCGCAGCAGCGCCCCCCATCGCGCGCCGATGCGACCCAGGATCGATGTGGCTTGCCGATAGAGGGCCTCCGGCAGCACGCCTGCCTCCACCTCCTCGCGGAGATACTGCCGCAGCCAGCGCTGCTCCCGGGTGAGCCCGTAGAGGGCGATGGCGAAGATCAGCAGCGCCCCTATCCAATCGAAGGGAACCCAGAACAGGCAGACCAGCGGGGACTGAGCGGCTTTGGTCAGGGTGGCCACGGTGTTGTGCAGGGCGTGGAAGGCCATCGCCCCGCCCAGGCCCAGGATGGGAGTGGTCAGGCGGACCAGGGCCGAGGTCGACAGCCGGGCGGCGGCGAACCCCAGGCCGGTGAGGGATGTGAAGGCCGCGTGGTTGAGGCCGAAGACGATGGCCCGGGCGATGAAGTTTTCGAACATCCCCCCCAACCCGCCCGCAGAGGCCGCGCTTAGGAAATAGAGGACGTTCTCGGTGGCGGCGAAGCCGAAGCCCACCAGGGAGCCGTAGAGGAAGCCGTCGTAGAGGCTGTCGATCTCCCGCCGGTAGAGCAGAAAGAGCAAAAAGACGAAAAGCCCTTTGAAGAGCTCCTCCGTGAAGGGCGCGACGAGGATGGAACCCAGGGCGCTCCCTGCGCTCTGCCCCAGCGCGGCCTGGAAGACGGCGAAGGTCGGGATCTGGGCGCACAGGGAAAGCAGGACGGTGGGGACGCTGCCCCACAGGAAGGCGGCGGCGATCAGCCAGAGGGGCTCCTTCTCGAAGCGGTCGAACCACCAGGCGAAGACCGCGTAGAGGACCATCGGCCCGAAGGCCAGCACGGGCGCCAGACACAGGGCGATGAGGGGGAATCCTCCCTGGCTCTCCATGGTTGTCCCTCCGGTCGGGGATGAAGCCGTCGCTTACTCCGCCAGGCGGCGCAGGAGCTCGCGCAGGCGCCGGATCTCCTCCTCCCATCGGGCCTCCCCCAGGGCCGCCTGCTGATGCTTGCGGAAGGCGAGCTCAGCGGCGACCTGGAGCTGTTGCCCACGCCGCCGCCACGTCGTGGCGTCGCCCCGCAGCAGCGGCCCCCAGCGGTAGGTCAGCCAGCCTCCCGGCGAGCGGAGGACTTCATACAGGGCCGCCGGGAGGACGCCGGCGGAGACCTCCTCCCCCAGGTAACGGGCGATCCAGGCCCGCTCCCGGCCCATCCCATAGATCACGATGCCGATCAGCAGCAGGACGCCCAGGGCGTTGATCAGGGCCCGTATGCCAGCCAGCCCCGGGTTCCAGAGGGTGGGCACGATGGCCAGCTCCCGCAGGCTGTGGAAGAGGAAGGCAGCCAGGACGCCCAGGAGGGGCCACGCCGGCCGCGCCGGGCTCCGGCTCAGCCGGCCCGCCGCCAGCCCCAGGCCGATCCACCCCGTGAAGAACGCGTGGGCCAGGCCCAGCGCCAGCGTCCGCCCGAAAGCCCCCTCCAGGCTCCAGCCCCGGGCCGGCGCCCCCACGATGGTGTCCGCAGCAGCGAAGGCGAAGCCGGTCAGGGCTCCGTAGAGGAAGCCGTCGTAGAGGCTGTCGATCTCCCGGGCATACAGGACGAAGAAGCCGGCCAGGAAGAGGGCCTTGATCACCTCCTCCAGAGCCGGCAACAGGAAGGCGTTCCCCCAGGTCCCCGCCCATAGCGGATCGAACAGGGCCGCGCCCCCGGCGAGGACCAGGGGCCGCAGCAGGGTCACCGCCATCTGCGCCAGGCTGCCCCAGAGGGTGGCGGCCCCCATCAGGGTCAGCGGCTCCTTCTCGTAGCGGTCGAACCACCATAGCAGCCCTGCGAACAGGAGGGTGGGGATCAACGCCCCGACCATGGCGATCCCCAGCGCCGCAATCGCGGATGCCGTCATGTTTCACCTCCCGGTCATCTGTTTGGGGAAGGAGCCCGGCCCGCATGTGGGGCAACTGCTCGCAGTTGCCCTACATGTCCTGTAGCCGGAAGGCACTCACCTGCCCAGGAGATCTGGAAGGCCCCGGTCCGAAGAGGGCCGGGCTCCACCGATCTCAGCGCGCTTGGTAGGTGAACACATACAGGTAGGTGTAGTTCCCGGTGTCGACGATGTAGCCCGCGAACTTGAGGGTGCCGTCCTCCCGATACGCCTCAAAGGCCAGGCTGCCGCTGCTGTGGCTGTAGTAGCCGGGCTCGTTCACGATGCCGTCCTGATCGAAATCCGTGTCGATCAGCGCATACTGGAACGGCGTGTTGATCGGCTGGGCGCCCTGGGGAGTGACCAGAAGCCCCTGGAACCCCTGCACGTTGGGGAAGAAAGGACACGGGAAAAGGGTATAGCCCGGCTGGTCCACCAGAGAGCAATCCCGGTTGACCCGCAGGCCGCCGAAGGGGAACTGCACCTGGATGCTCCCATCCCCCAGCGCTTGCACCTGGATCGCAGACCCCGTTCCGGAGGTGAGGGGTCGGCACTGGTTGGCGTTCACATCACAGGTATAGCCGCCGGTCTGGACCAGCGTGAAGCCGCCTCCTCCTGCTCCTCCGGCTGGGCCGCCTCCGGTGGGTCCGCCTCCCGAAGGCATCCCGGTGGTCCCGCCAGGCTGGGGCATGGTCTGACCGCCGGGCGCGCCGGCTGGGCCGCCTCCGGCGGGTCCGCCTTCTGAAGGCATCCCGGTGGTCCCGCCAGGCTGGGGCGCCGTCTGACCGCCGGGCACGCCGGTCGGTCGGACGGCCGGGGTGGCTGGCCGAACGGGTTGCGGGCCCTGTCCGCGGCTCAGCGCGACGA is drawn from Thermoflexus hugenholtzii and contains these coding sequences:
- a CDS encoding WD40 repeat domain-containing protein; the protein is MRSRTVLIGGLALAFVALCACAVLGGGFLAYRFLPRLLSPTPASEIRTPTARPPVSPTSLPRPTATAAPPSPPTPGPTLSPTAGEAPALPLRMAIPVEGVVAIAPAPDGRLSLFTANGQTGLLDPRTGEIAEGLPTPSRVEELVFSPDGRAFALRTGSEIRVWDVPGARTRFTLPIQEEVRRIAFSPQGSLLLVGGERTLSGYYVETGRRAFAFDLYGPADQFVMTPDERLIFQMTDRASDLEVWDAYTGEWWDSIEFEPLTAIALSPDGRLLTAAENEMRPIEGEGYEGPFPTRVALWRVSIDPDRREVRLDLQEELELQPEMEGKFPLPLKALQFTPDGRRIVGLADWVGEGNMNGRLYVWDAASGRMIGRAVLPPRPLRMALMEEGRSVAVLIGYMTGVEVRIYEIPGR
- a CDS encoding type II toxin-antitoxin system HicB family antitoxin; the encoded protein is MGKQAREFYVVIERDEDGYYVGEVPQLRACYSQGRTLEELLENIREVIQMCLEEGEEPSAEFIGLQKVIIE
- a CDS encoding type II toxin-antitoxin system HicA family toxin, encoding MNRLPALTAKELIRALEKAGFQVIRQRGSHVRLRHPDGRVVTVPVHAGQTIGRGLLKKILRDARMSVEDLLKLIG
- a CDS encoding PrsW family intramembrane metalloprotease, which encodes MESQGGFPLIALCLAPVLAFGPMVLYAVFAWWFDRFEKEPLWLIAAAFLWGSVPTVLLSLCAQIPTFAVFQAALGQSAGSALGSILVAPFTEELFKGLFVFLLFLLYRREIDSLYDGFLYGSLVGFGFAATENVLYFLSAASAGGLGGMFENFIARAIVFGLNHAAFTSLTGLGFAAARLSTSALVRLTTPILGLGGAMAFHALHNTVATLTKAAQSPLVCLFWVPFDWIGALLIFAIALYGLTREQRWLRQYLREEVEAGVLPEALYRQATSILGRIGARWGALLRGDVTTFRRLGWIYALATELAFRKHQRAALGETRWEPEIQRLREALRQAVGPAGAG
- a CDS encoding PrsW family glutamic-type intramembrane protease; its protein translation is MTASAIAALGIAMVGALIPTLLFAGLLWWFDRYEKEPLTLMGAATLWGSLAQMAVTLLRPLVLAGGAALFDPLWAGTWGNAFLLPALEEVIKALFLAGFFVLYAREIDSLYDGFLYGALTGFAFAAADTIVGAPARGWSLEGAFGRTLALGLAHAFFTGWIGLGLAAGRLSRSPARPAWPLLGVLAAFLFHSLRELAIVPTLWNPGLAGIRALINALGVLLLIGIVIYGMGRERAWIARYLGEEVSAGVLPAALYEVLRSPGGWLTYRWGPLLRGDATTWRRRGQQLQVAAELAFRKHQQAALGEARWEEEIRRLRELLRRLAE